A window of Apium graveolens cultivar Ventura chromosome 8, ASM990537v1, whole genome shotgun sequence contains these coding sequences:
- the LOC141676806 gene encoding gibberellin 2-beta-dioxygenase-like — MVVLSQPVAHVSFPTINSCNTHLTQIPAVDLSNPNAKTQIVNACQEFGFFKVTNHRVPMETATKLEAQALSFFQGPQIYKNKAAPFGYGNKNIGRKGDTGWVEYLLFGTNTELISQNSRTILPNDFWLMVNKYLSAIRKMACEILELMANELNLQPKNVWSRLLSDEKSDSFFRINHYPASDKNELGFGEHTDPQIISVIRSNNASGLEIALKDGTWVQVPPDPDSFFITVDDCLQVMTNGRFRSVKHRVITESLKERISMIYFGGPPLSEKIAPSTSLMQGKESLYKEFTWDEYKKAAFNTNLAFNRISFFQKSPCSFYQVNPTN, encoded by the exons ATGGTTGTCTTATCACAGCCAGTAGCACATGTCAGCTTCCCTACCATCAACTCATGCAATACCCACTTGACTCAAATTCCGGCTGTCGATCTTTCCAATCCGAATGCAAAAACTCAAATAGTCAACGCATGTCAAGAGTTTGGATTCTTTAAAGTAACAAACCATAGAGTTCCAATGGAAACAGCCACCAAATTAGAAGCTCAAGCTCTCAGTTTCTTCCAGGGGCctcaaatttataaaaacaaagcAGCACCTTTTGGTTACGGTAACAAGAACATTGGACGCAAAGGTGATACCGGTTGGGTTGAATATCTTCTTTTCGGTACAAACACCGAACTCATTTCACAGAACTCCCGCACCATTCTCCCTAATGATTTTTG GCTTATGGTGAACAAATATTTGTCCGCCATAAGAAAAATGGCTTGTGAAATATTAGAACTGATGGCTAATGAACTAAACCTGCAGCCAAAAAATGTGTGGAGCAGGTTGCTGAGTGATGAAAAAAGTGATTCGTTTTTCCGGATAAATCACTACCCGGCCAGTGACAAAAATGAGCTTGGATTCGGAGAACATACCGACCCGCAAATTATATCAGTCATAAGATCTAACAATGCATCAGGCCTTGAAATTGCTCTAAAAGATGGGACCTGGGTTCAAGTTCCACCTGATCCCGACTCTTTCTTTATCACTGTTGATGACTGCTTACAG GTAATGACTAATGGAAGGTTCAGAAGTGTGAAGCATAGAGTAATCACAGAGAGTTTGAAAGAAAGAATATCAATGATCTACTTTGGAGGGCCACCGTTAAGTGAAAAGATAGCACCATCAACTTCACTCATGCAAGGAAAAGAAAGTTTGTATAAAGAGTTCACATGGGATGAATATAAAAAAGCTGCGTTCAATACTAATTTAGCTTTCAATAGGATCAGCTTTTTTCAGAAATCTCCTTGTTCGTTTTATCAAGTCAACCCAACAAACTAA